In Coffea eugenioides isolate CCC68of chromosome 4, Ceug_1.0, whole genome shotgun sequence, the genomic stretch ACCTGCATAAGCCAAAAAGACATCTTAAAATATGCAACCAAATTGGTAAACCAGGTTGATATAGAGCAGATTCAAGGCCTCAGTCCAGAACAAGCAGCATGGCACAGAACTCTTAATGACGTCTTATAGCCAATGCCTCAGCACCAGAAACAAATATATTACCTATTAAGCCTATTCAGCACCATATGGCATTGTTTAGTACCCGATTTAACCATAAGAATGGTCGTCCCAGATCATATTTAACTGAGTCAAAGCACAACCTCACTATTACATGGATAGATACTAACCAATAGACATTGCAAATTTTTAAGGACCAATGCAATATTGACAATGCAAAAGCCATTTATACTTGTTAGCCATAGATCTCAAAATTCATCTGTCTTTGACCCTGCAAGCTTGTAATTTCACCCATTTCTGTCTCTTCAGCACACTCTAATACTGCTTTAGATTATACAATAGCAGTGTGCAACAGCTGTTAATCAGCACGATTAAGACCCAGGAgttttaaaactagtgaaataACAATTGTTCAGTTCAACAGCATCTGCCTCCACACAGTGTGCCTCTGGGAGTATTTGTCTGTATCAATTAACCGACAAAACATGGAAGCATGGATGCCAACAATTGTTAGACCACAACTAATATCCTTTCACTATTTTTGTGCTTATCTTCGCACTCGCCTAATTTTGATGACACCCATTTTCTTTCAAGTATTTACCAGAGGTCAAGCATATAAAGAAAACTAGCTTTTGAGAACAAAATCTCCATCCCCATTATTTACCTCAATGTATTCTGTGTCCTACTTATGGAAATCTGGAAGAGATATTTTAAAGACAAGATATAAACCTAGTGAAATgatttttgacaaatcaaacCTACACTTTCTCAAACATGAAATGAGTTGTAAAGGCATCTAATGATGTATCAAAGTCTTGTTTCATAGGCCACAGttcaattacagaagcaaacCAAGGCAGGAGAATGAAAATATCAGCAGTCAAGAAACCATGAAAcataagaaaatgaaagaataCCGGTTCAGTCTGCCTGTGGAAGGACTCTAGCCTAGACTTGAGCACGGCAGGAGTATCATCCTTGCGTTGAATGAGAGGCTCTCCAGTGACCTTcacccaaaaaggaaaaaaaaaatgcacaacagAGTCAGCCTTTGCGTGTCTGGTTCCAAATAACCCATCAACGAATTAATAGTTAATTGTCGTCCCAAAGTTTGATCCATATTGGGAATATTCACAAGGACATTAAAATACAAGAGTCACAGAACCAGAAATAGTTACTCATAGATAGATTGGCATCCAGATACCAGTCACAGAACCAAAATACTGAAATAGGACAAACAATTTGAAGTCTTACATCATCAATTCCAGGTGCTTTAGGGGGCGCAAATTTTGTATGGTAGGTTCTACCACTTGAAGGGTGGATCCAGCGTCCAGTAATCCTCTCCTCCAAGATTGCATCATCAATTGCAAAGTTGAGAACTTTGTCAACTTTAGCACCTCGTTTTTCAAGCATCTCATCCAGCTGAACAGGAAGAAATTATAGCATGGTTATGATCAACACATGTACCCATATTCAGTAAAAGTACTAGATATCAATAAGAAGTTGATAAAATCTGTATGCTGCACCAATTCAAACCTTTTCCGCTTGGACCACTGTCCTTGGGAATCCGTCAAGAATGAATCCCTTTTGACAAGAAGGCTTCTTCAGAGCATCATCTATTataccaacaaccaaatcatcTGATACAAGCTCTCCCTAAGAAGCAGCACAATCAAAATAAATCAGAGAGAAAGGGATTCCATATACAGATGAGCAAATGCATCCAAGCACATACCACAGAAGAAATTTACGAGTAAATGTACCAATTAAAAACATAGTATACCTTATCCATGGCCTCCTTAGCCTTAACTCCAAGCCGGGTTTTGGCTGCAACAGCGGCTCTAAGCATATCACCAGTAGCCAAGTGACATAGGCAGTATTCATCTTTAATAAGTGGTGATTGTGTTCCCTTTCCAGATCCAGGTGGACCTGCAAAGCAACCATTTCCAACACATTAATCACTAAATGGTCAAGAAAAATACTTCCACTGAAACTTatcaaaaatatcaaaaaaacaTCAGAATTGAACCATTCATGCTGAGGGAAAACAAACATAAGCCATCTGCTACTTCAGATTTGAGTTAGGACCAGAAAATTGATATTACTAATGTGTGCATTTTTAAAACTGAGGGTTGAAACACAAGCATACATCAAACATTCTCGTTATCAAAATAACTCTTCTGCATTTGCCAAGAGTCTAAAGTTATAATCAGTTGGTTCACATTGTCCAAGTCAATAAGGTAGTCAATTTTAAAAAACATAAGTCAAGGAATTGCAACTTCAAACAGATTTGAGCGTATAATATAGATCTTTCCTCCAAGATTTGCTTCATAACCAAAGCATAGCATGCTAAGAGTACTTTAACCATAAATTGCACCCTCAGTTAAAATCCATATGTTAACAATAAAGTAACATAAAACAGCTTAAATGCTAATCATATAAAATTTTGACATTAAGTGATGACCAAAAAGTAAAATGTAGAGAAGAAATCTTCACAGGTTAAAAATTTAAAGCATTCCAACACCCAGAGAATATTAAGCATCTAAAGATCTTCATCAATTTTATCCATGTCCTCATCTTATCGTTTGAAGAGAAGACAAAGCCATCAAAGGTCATGGTGGAGAGGAAAGAGAAACTGCAGGACTGCAGCTTTTACCCTACTTACAATAAGTTACTCAATGCTTCTCAAAACTGATCCAAGTCACTAATCAACAGTtaactcaaaagaaaaaagaacagaaaagcagaaaaagaagTAAAATTGGAAAAGTGAGCTTTTGCACTTTTGTGCTTTCCCTATGCTACATAAAAGTCAGTCACTGCAACAAGGAAATAGTGCTGACATTGGGCTCGCTGGTCTTTGCACTCAAACCGCATGCTCCGGGCACTGTTAACTACTATGCATGTAACAATCATATGTAACtcacttctttttgttttcgcTGACATCTGGATAACTTATGGGCAAATCAATTGCTAATAAATTATGCAAAATTGGTTACTGATGGCCTTTCCTTGAATATGGGAATTTGTAATTCACAATTTGAATTTAATAAGCATATATATTGTACACTGAAGCAACTCAAACAAAGAAGTGATGTACTTTAGCAGTATCTTTCCACAAACTTGTAGGAGTTCAGATAGCCTGCTGCCTTCCAACtctgaaaaaatatataatctcaactttcttattttttcaCAAAACCTTCGTGAACCCACAACTATCTTTCTCCTCTCGTAGACTGAAAAGCTGTAACTTTTCAGACAAAACAGCCAAGGGAAGCATGATAGATATGCAAAGAAGATCTTTCCTGATCTTTCTTCATACAAACTCTTCTGTAATCTTAACAAGTAATCTTCTGTTCAGGAAAGCAACAGGTCCCAATTGAAACGCGCAAGTGATTCAAAAGCTGGAGAAAATACATCTTTAACACAAATTTGGTAAAAGAAAATCTTCTGAATGTTCGGATAAAAACTTCTCATCATGTTTCATCTTCCATCCCCGTTCAAGTACAATTCAATTTAAATTCTGCATTACTTGAGAAAGCAgaaatctttttgcatcttaATATCCTATCTACTTTTACTTTTTCGTATCCAAATCCCAAATTAGGCAAATCCCAAAAAGGGAAACAGAAAAAGAGAATAACACcatattttcaaataaaaaaatggaCCAACAGCCACAGAAACTACAAATTTCAAAGCCCAATTAACACATTCAACAACAAAAAATCCCACGAGTTACAATGCAATTGAATAAAAACTgtattcaaaaaagaaaaaacagaagaCCCACAAAAACAAGgcaaaaacaaagagaaaaacaaaaaaagcaaaacttttcatttttttcatggCAAAAAAAAGGCAAATTTTATCTAAAATCCATGAACAAAAAGTACTTAAAATtcttaacaaaagaaaattaccAACGAGAATAAGGCGTTTATCGGGTTTGGAGGAGCACTTCATGCGGCGGAGGAGTTCAGTCATGAGATCCACAGAAGGGACATCCTCCAAATTGGCTGCCGCAGCTgctgccatttttttttttcagatctTGCTCTTTTTTGACCCTTGGGTTGTTGATAAAAGGGCCGACAAATATGAATGTGATAAGAAGGTTCAGTAGCAGAAAACtagtaaaagaagaagaagaaaggagttAGGAGGAAGTGTCGTCGTGATTGGTGAGCTGTGGCGGGTAGGTGCGGACCTTCCAACGCTTTGACGTTAGTAATAagcagagaaaagaaagaagttgAGGGGTGGGTGAATAGAGCGAGGGGGGAAAACAGGGCATTGTGCTTTCCTGCGGCATGTTTGGATTCCCTAGGTCTTTGTATGTGAAAAGACTTTCATGGCCTTGTGTACCCTTTCCAATTACCCTTTTTAATAgtatttgatttttttccttctattttcattgtaatatatatataccctTTTTAATAGTATTCgattttttcttctattttcattctaatatatatatatgtatgtatgtatgtatagatatgtatgtatgtttTCATGACAAAAAACAAAACATTAACAAGAAATATGATCCTCTAAAAACTAAGGCATTATATTACATATTTTCACCACAAACAAAACTAATATTTCATTAGTATTGCACTCTTTAATTATACCTAAATTCTACTTTACTTTATAAACTATAAAATAGGACACTTTAAtccttaaaatataaaatttgctCCACTTAAATAAAATCATAAAGTGAGACAAATATTATATTcaaatagaacaaaattttaTACTATGAGAACTAAAATGTAACATATTTTATAGTGTAGGGAATTAAAGTAGGAGAAATATTATGCACTAAGGACTAAAGTGATGCAAATATTATACTATAAGAACTAGAGTGTCTCATTTTGAATTTTAAGAGTCAAAGCAAAACTTATAATTAAAGGgtgcaaaataaaaataacctAAACATCAACCC encodes the following:
- the LOC113768487 gene encoding adenylate kinase 4, with the protein product MAAAAAANLEDVPSVDLMTELLRRMKCSSKPDKRLILVGPPGSGKGTQSPLIKDEYCLCHLATGDMLRAAVAAKTRLGVKAKEAMDKGELVSDDLVVGIIDDALKKPSCQKGFILDGFPRTVVQAEKLDEMLEKRGAKVDKVLNFAIDDAILEERITGRWIHPSSGRTYHTKFAPPKAPGIDDVTGEPLIQRKDDTPAVLKSRLESFHRQTEPVIDYYKKKGIVANLPAEKKPEEVTSVINKALS